A window of the Pseudomonas furukawaii genome harbors these coding sequences:
- a CDS encoding lytic transglycosylase domain-containing protein gives MNLMALALFSILASIAFEVRADIYQVVSANGSITLTNIYRTDRKQVRVARERAVANRVVAPRALPAPSARRSRYGLIVAQAAFDYGLPAELLHAVIQTESNYDPVALSPKGAAGLMQLMPDTARDLGVRDVFDPTANVRGGARYLKRLMRQFDNDLSLALAAYNAGPGAVLAHGRAIPPYPETQRYVPSVLGHYQRLQAAGNRPR, from the coding sequence ATGAACCTGATGGCCCTGGCGCTGTTCAGCATCCTTGCATCCATTGCCTTCGAGGTCCGCGCCGATATCTACCAGGTGGTGTCCGCCAACGGCTCCATCACCCTCACCAATATCTACAGGACCGACCGCAAGCAGGTCCGGGTCGCCCGCGAGCGTGCCGTGGCGAACCGCGTCGTCGCGCCCAGGGCCTTGCCGGCGCCGTCCGCCAGACGTTCGCGCTACGGCCTGATCGTGGCCCAGGCGGCCTTCGACTACGGCCTGCCGGCGGAGCTGCTCCACGCGGTGATCCAGACCGAATCCAACTACGATCCCGTCGCCCTCTCGCCCAAGGGCGCCGCCGGCCTGATGCAGCTGATGCCGGATACCGCGCGGGACCTGGGGGTGCGCGACGTCTTCGACCCCACCGCCAACGTGCGTGGCGGCGCGCGCTACCTGAAGCGCCTGATGCGGCAGTTCGACAATGACCTCAGCCTGGCCCTGGCCGCCTACAACGCCGGTCCCGGCGCGGTCCTGGCCCATGGCCGCGCCATTCCTCCCTACCCGGAGACCCAGCGCTACGTCCCCAGCGTCCTGGGCCACTACCAGCGCCTCCAGGCGGCCGGGAATCGTCCCCGCTAG
- the gspG gene encoding type II secretion system major pseudopilin GspG, translated as MKTPHRPQGGFTLLELLVVLVVLGLLAGIVAPKYFNQLGKSETKVARAQIEGLVKALDIYRLEVGRYPSTEQGLTALVAAPTDEPRWAGPYLQKGVPQDPWGRAYVYRSPGENGDFDLLTLGKDGQPGGDGENAEVTSWQ; from the coding sequence ATGAAGACGCCGCATCGACCCCAAGGGGGCTTCACCCTGCTGGAGCTCCTGGTGGTGCTGGTGGTGCTCGGCCTGCTGGCCGGCATCGTCGCACCCAAGTATTTCAACCAGTTGGGCAAGTCCGAGACCAAGGTGGCCCGGGCCCAGATCGAAGGGCTGGTGAAGGCCCTGGATATCTACCGCCTGGAGGTGGGCCGCTACCCCTCCACCGAGCAGGGCCTGACGGCGCTGGTGGCCGCTCCCACCGATGAACCGCGCTGGGCCGGGCCCTACCTGCAGAAAGGCGTTCCGCAGGATCCCTGGGGCCGGGCCTATGTCTACCGCTCGCCGGGGGAGAACGGCGATTTCGACCTGCTGACCCTGGGCAAGGACGGCCAACCGGGCGGCGACGGCGAAAACGCCGAAGTCACCAGTTGGCAGTGA
- a CDS encoding type II secretion system F family protein translates to MRFQVKAVRAPSGVVAMVVDAANPEDARRQAESQGLRVLALARERRWSLAGWRRRDGFPLLLFSQELTTLLNAGLALIDALESLAEKEADPQARKVLGGLVRLLYEGKSLSQALACFPSVFPALYVALVQSSEKTGAVGDALGRYVAYRTRMDEVRQKVISASVYPVLLFLVGCAVLLFLVGYVVPRFSLVFEGLGSNLPWLSRVLLHSGLFLHGHQAEVFGGAAFGLLALVVLLRQEAVRRALARQVERLPAIRERIKVYELARFYRSLGILLQGGIPILTALEMVRGLLGPASRPRLDQAALRIREGQALSRALEEQGLATPVSSRMLRAGEQSGNLGAMMERTADFHDEETGRWIEWFVRLFEPLLMTFIGLIIGVIVILMYIPIFELASSIQ, encoded by the coding sequence ATGCGCTTCCAGGTGAAGGCGGTTCGCGCCCCGTCCGGCGTGGTGGCGATGGTGGTGGACGCGGCCAACCCGGAGGACGCCCGCCGCCAGGCGGAATCCCAGGGACTGCGGGTGCTGGCCCTGGCCCGGGAGCGACGCTGGTCCCTGGCGGGATGGCGGCGCCGCGACGGCTTTCCGCTGCTGCTGTTCAGCCAGGAGCTGACCACCCTGCTGAACGCCGGCCTGGCCCTGATCGACGCTCTGGAAAGCCTGGCGGAGAAGGAGGCCGATCCGCAGGCGCGCAAGGTGCTGGGCGGCCTGGTGCGCCTGCTCTATGAGGGCAAGTCGCTGTCCCAGGCCCTGGCCTGTTTTCCCTCCGTGTTTCCCGCCCTCTACGTGGCGCTGGTGCAGTCCAGCGAGAAGACCGGCGCCGTCGGCGATGCGCTGGGCCGCTACGTGGCCTACCGCACGCGGATGGACGAGGTGCGGCAGAAAGTCATCAGCGCCTCGGTCTATCCGGTGCTGCTGTTCCTGGTGGGCTGCGCCGTGCTGCTGTTCCTGGTGGGCTATGTGGTGCCGCGTTTCAGTCTGGTGTTCGAGGGGCTCGGGTCGAACCTGCCCTGGCTGTCGCGGGTGCTGCTGCACAGCGGCCTGTTCCTCCATGGACACCAGGCGGAAGTGTTCGGCGGCGCGGCGTTCGGCCTGCTGGCACTGGTGGTGCTGCTGCGCCAGGAAGCCGTGCGCCGCGCCCTAGCCCGGCAAGTGGAGCGCCTGCCGGCGATTCGCGAGCGCATCAAGGTCTACGAACTGGCGCGCTTCTACCGCTCCCTGGGCATCCTGCTGCAGGGGGGCATTCCCATCCTCACCGCCCTGGAGATGGTGCGCGGCCTGCTGGGGCCGGCCTCGCGCCCCCGCCTGGACCAGGCGGCCCTGCGCATCCGCGAGGGCCAGGCCCTGTCCCGCGCCCTGGAAGAGCAGGGCCTGGCGACGCCGGTGTCCTCGCGGATGCTCCGCGCCGGCGAGCAGTCGGGCAACCTCGGGGCGATGATGGAGCGCACCGCCGACTTCCATGACGAGGAGACCGGGCGCTGGATCGAGTGGTTCGTGCGCCTGTTCGAGCCGCTGCTGATGACCTTCATCGGGCTGATCATCGGGGTGATCGTGATCCTGATGTACATCCCCATCTTCGAGCTGGCATCGAGCATCCAGTAG
- a CDS encoding response regulator, with protein sequence MSKKVMIVDDEDILAGNFQTYLEILGCEVRTASNGAQALERVVAFKPDLLVLDYRLPDMTGFDVFDAIRTLHPCEAVLMTAHPSIDVCNRAIERHIDIILLKPFPLHELGNVVLHGLPSAALNEEQGGAAQPVQPERRKGGDVSFPLKLYDGAWVLSDRRRSSGDTAPPVLQSKKAT encoded by the coding sequence GTGTCGAAGAAAGTAATGATTGTCGACGATGAAGACATCCTCGCCGGGAACTTCCAGACCTACCTGGAGATACTGGGCTGCGAGGTGCGCACCGCCTCCAACGGCGCCCAGGCGCTGGAGAGGGTGGTGGCCTTCAAGCCCGACCTGCTCGTCCTGGATTACCGCCTGCCGGACATGACCGGGTTCGACGTCTTCGACGCCATTCGCACGCTGCACCCCTGCGAGGCGGTGCTGATGACCGCGCATCCCAGCATCGATGTGTGCAACCGCGCCATCGAGCGCCACATCGACATCATCCTGCTCAAACCCTTCCCCTTGCATGAACTCGGCAATGTCGTGCTCCACGGCCTGCCCTCGGCGGCCTTGAACGAGGAGCAGGGCGGCGCGGCGCAGCCGGTCCAGCCGGAGCGCCGCAAGGGCGGCGACGTGAGCTTCCCGCTGAAACTCTACGACGGCGCCTGGGTGCTCTCCGACCGTCGCCGCTCGTCCGGTGATACCGCGCCTCCAGTGCTCCAGAGCAAGAAGGCGACCTGA